GCTGTCGTAGGTCTTGCTTTCTCTTCACTCTCCTTTTCCGACGGCGAACCTTCCTTGGTGGAACTATGCAGCAACTGATGATGATAAAAACCGCAACCGGCATGCTTGCATATCTTCCGTCTGTCGCACTCACGAACTGAATGCTTGGTTGAAAAGCAGTAGAAGCAAAGACGTCGACGCATGCAAAATGTAAGACGTTCCCCGACGGAAAGCGATTTAAAATCTTCACAATCAACCAATCGATGCTCCTTCTCACATTTGAAACAGAACGGTTTACCGTTAAAACGACTAGACTCCTTTTTCTGCCCGTCAAATGACTTGGTCGAACTTTGATTTGTCCGGGCTTGACGTTTCTGATTGGATAGCTTGCTCGAGTTTGGATTGACCTGGTCTGCTGCTATGCTGAACGCGTTTTGATACGCGGAGGCGCGAGAACACAGCCACATACCGAAATCATTCAGGCTCCGATCTTCAATCCGTCCTCGTCTCCCTTCATTCCAGGCCAATCGATCGTGCAACTGAAGCTTCAGGCAAATTTTCTCGATCAGATCCGTTGTGCCGGTCTCCCCGATCCTGCTGAGGTCAAATAGATGAGTGCGGATCCTCTCCGCAAATCGCTTGAATGATCCCGGGTCCTGCTTTGGTTCGAGTTTCCCGATGGCTTGATGATGGGCTGCTCTCATGACGTCACGTCTTCCGCAAGTCTGCTTCAGACGCACAAGAGCTTCAATGTACGCTGGTTCACCACCTCCTAGACCGTAGACTAAATCCAAACAGTCCCCGCGTAAGTATCTCTTCAAAAGCGCCAACTTCTCACCAGCTGACTTAGGAGTGTCATGTACTAGTGCTCTGAATAGATCAATCCAAGAGAACCATTCGAGTGCCTTTCCTTCGAAAGACTCTAGCTCGGCCGACACTGATGAACGCGTGCTATGAGTGGCAACGACGGGTGGAAGCAGGCCCGCACTGTATAGGTCGATCCAGGTGTCAGGATTCTCttgattgttgttgatgttcagTCGGCGTTGCTGCTCCGATCCATCTTCGGCTGGAGTAATAGGGTGTTGACTAACTGACGTAAACCGGTCCTCTTCGGGCAGCTGATTCCTTCTTGGATTCTCTATTCCCAGAGACCTGAGAGCATTTTGAGCCTCATCCGCTTCCTCCCAAGCCCTATCCATTCGTTCACGAGCTTGTTCTGCTCTCATCAATGCGTTGGCAACCTCTTCCTGACGAGCACGTTCTCTTCCCTGTGCTTCCAATGGGTCGATTACAGGCGCTGGGATTACAGGCGCTGGGATTACAGGCGCTGGGATTACAGGCGCTGGGATTACAGGCGCTGGGTTCGGGATGATGTTTTGTCCGATGACCGACTCGGCGTCTCCATCTCGACTGTTCAAATAGACTTGCGCAGCAATGGCCAGATCACTCGAACGCGTGATATAGCCTAAATGATTAGAATCTTGTCTTTCGGCCTCCGCGTCGTTGTCTTCGATCGATAATATCTCGGAATGCAACCGTGTACTCTCCAGCAGCAACTCTTCAACGTGGCGTAGACATCCGCGCAAGGCTCTTCTTGAACCCCTTACACTGATCAAAGACTCGATCTGTCTGTTGGTCATCGTGATCTGGCGACGCAACGTCGATCTTCTTGACTTTAAGGCTGCTAGTCTTAAGATGGCCTCGTCGATAGCTTCTTCCTCCAGGACTTGCGAGCCACCATCCATGTTGGGGCCGAAATAAGGTGCACCGACGTGCTACGAGATGATAAGAAGCGAGCTGGGATAACGGCCGTAAGACTCAACAGGCTGAACCAGTGAACATaaagatgaaataaatcttGTATGGAGCTGTAGAGaattcaactccggttcgaaggaccaaatGTTCTCACTATACGAGAACCTGAAATGAATGGCTGCATCAGCTGTTGTAAGCAGCTGACTGGAACGACTAGAAAGTCAGTAATGGACTTGTGTATATTTTGGTTCCTAATAATTAAATAGTTTAGTAAagcgaaagggaaataaattatgaggcgtaataATACCTGGGAATAACAGGATACTCATGTACAAGAATAGAGGGTGATAATCACTCGTACAATATGACAACCCACCTGGTATGAGGGAAAACATTAAATTAGAAAGAGGTGTAGGTTATGACAAGAAGGGAAAGTTACCAATGACTTGAAGTAAAGAGCATGAATCACGAGGCCTGACAGTTACAATGCCTCACAATCAAATCATGTCACGAAGGACTTcaactgaataaataaatgatgttTTAGATTCAGGCACACATAACGAACAAGGAATTATTGTACCTGATACAAATGACGGAAATATCACTAAATTATCGTAACTGACCACAAGAATGGGAACAAGCAAGTCTGTCAGAGAACAGAAACTACACGCTGCTCATGCAAATCACGCTTCAGCAGACGATAAAATGGCGAGGGAACTGACAgcgagaagaacaagaagggAGGAGAGATAAAGAGAGGCGCAAATTATAGTTAGAAGTTGCCAGATTGTAATAATACAGATGACACAcatgaagtgattatagacaacaataataaaatcagaatggatcttctagggctcatccgggaatcgaacccgggacctctcgcaccctaagcgagaatcatacgactagaccaatgagccgtgttcacagagtgtcaaaatgtgtttcgagcgtctatgtccaaagtgaattgcttgtcttttgagttatgcgattgggttcactttgtagctgtgacgaaaaagattggccgtcacccggactattcttgtttgatttacatttttaatgtgccgaaatagctcagttgggagagcgttagactgaagatctaaaggtccctggttcgatcccgggtttcggcaggaatcttcgttcaaaatcccatatggtctagtggctaggatacctggctttcacccaggaggctcgggttcgattcccggtatggtaacggagagatacgttttattcaggaattctattgtttcaattcttttcgtttatttgcggatatttccggtgttacagtaacaagttggaaatcagcaaagataatcccaatttgatgttggtccgtgtggggtgcggaagttcctctggagttggtcccggtagggtggaaggcaacagacggcgtggcagttttcgtacctgccatctagtagtatttgggagagtcaaaatcagtatttcgaaaaagattgcattattggaaaagatcaaagcgtcggtatcgatgatttcccgtaatgtcccaggcaaaaacggtcacatctgatcattatgaggcgtaaagagtctgcaattgtgcaatgctaggcaaaacatgtggtactggagatgcagggtatcgatccccgtacttctcgcatgctaagcgagcgctctaccatctgagctacatccccatgaaatgcgactattcttgtttgatttacattttgaatgtgccgaaatagctcagttgggagagcgttgtCCACcatgtccaaagtgaattgcttgtgttCTCACTATACGAGAACATGAAATGAATGGCTGCATCAGCTGTTGTAAGCAGCTGACTGGAACGACTAGAAAGTCAGTAATGGACTTGTGTATAGTTTGGTTCCTGATAATTAAATAGTTTAGTAAagcgaaagggaaataaattatgaggcgtaataATACCTGGGAATAACAGGATACTCATGTACAAGAATAGAGGGTGATAATCACTCGTACAATATGACAACCCACCTGGTATGAGGGAAAACATTAAATTAGAAAGAGGTGTAGGTTATGACAAGAAGGGAAATTTAGCAATGACTTGAAGTAAAGAGCATGAATCACGAGGCCTGACAGTTACAATGCCTCACAATCAAATCATGTCACGAAGGACTTcaactgaataaataaatgatgttTTAGATTCAGGCACACATAACGAACAAGGAATTATTGTACCTGATACAAATGACGGAAATATCACTAAATTATCGTAACTGACCACAAGAATGGGAACAAGCAAGTCTGTCAGAGAACAGAAACTACACGCTGCTCATGCAAATCACGCTTCAGCAGACGATAAAATGGCGAGGGAACTGAcagcgagaagaagaagaagggaggagAGATAAAGAGAGGCGCAAATTATAGTTAGACGTTGCCAGATTGTAATAATACAGATTTCGCCGATTCATTCTCCCCCGAGTCCGGTTGGACGGACGAGCTGGATTCTAGTAGGCAAAGTTCAGTTATTCCTCGGCGAAAGATTCCGGTTGGAAGTTGAATATCGACAGCTCGAACACATCCATCTGTGCCTGGGAATACCTTGGCGACGTGTCCAATACTCCACTCTCCACGCCGGAAGTTCTTGTTGATCTCCAATACGACGTCGCCCACTTCCAGATTTGGACGCTTGATCTTCCACTTCTTTCTTGCAGCTAACGACTGCAAATACGTAGTTTTCCACATGCTCCAAAACAAATTTAGCACCCGCTGCAGGTAGCGATAGTGCTCTCGAGGCGAAGCATCGTCGAAGGATCCAGCAGGCGGATAAGACGTCGGCGGCCGATTTAGGAAATCGTTCGGAGTGAGCGGACGAAAATCCTCCGGATCCGAGCTAGCGTAGGTCAACGGCCGGGGGTTTTGAAGTCCAGCTACTTCATACAGCAATGTGCGGAACAAGTCTTCTGTTGGGTAACGAAATTTTTCCCCTTCTTGCTCTAAGGCGTTGTACAGGGCTCGTTTGGTGGATCGGACCAGCGATTCGTGCGTGCCACCAAAATGTGGGGTCCGGGCTGGCTGGAAGGTCCATTTGATGTTGACTTCTTTTAGGAATTTTGGAATAGCTTCATCTGCATACATTTTCTCCACTGCTTCTCGTAACACTCGCTCAGCACCGACAAAGTTGGTTCCATTGTCGGAATGTATGACTTCCGGCTTTCGATACAAAGAAATGAACTTTCTCAATGCTAGAAGAAAATCTGACGTCGAAAGAGATGGGACGAGCTCCAGAAAAACTGCTCGGGTGACCATACACGTAAATAGCACGCCCCATCGTTTGGCCGTGCGATTCCGAATGAGACCGACTTCAAATGGGCCGAACAAATCGACGGCGGTCCGTGTAAAGGGAAGAGAACCGGAGTCCAATCGCGAATCAGGGAGATCTCCCATCAACTGCTCGCCAGGTTGCGCTCGGTTTCTTCGACAAATAACGCAATTCCGTCGGATCCGTTTTATTGCTTCTCGCCCGCTCGTTATCCAAAAATGCTGGCGAATATAAGATAGTAGGAAGTCCGTACCAACATGCTTAAGATGTTCATGAAAGGCGATGATGATTTTCTCGGTGAATGGATGACTCCCGGGAAGCAGAGGTGGATGTAACTGGTCGTATGGTAGTTTTGCGCGCCCAGCCCGTCCTCCAAGCCGTAGCACGCCATCTGGACCGAGCACAGGAGCCAAGGCCAACAGACTCGAAGTAGAATGGAGCGGTTTGCCCTTCTTGAGACGatgcaactccttttcgtacaCCTTCGACTGACACGCCTTGACCAGCTCCTGATATTTCTCGTCCAGCTTGGATAGGGCTGGAATGTCGCCGGGTCCTATTTGAATCTCCTTCCAATGACCAGTATCCTTCTTTACGGCGGCAGAATATGAACGGCTCGAGCGCATTTCTTCAGTTACGGCCATCCATGGGAGATCCACTGGCCAGCTATCTTCCGATTGCATTAAGAATTCCGGTCCGTCCAACCACATGGACGGAATTGGCTGTTCATCAATCGATGAGCGGGTGGCGAGATCGGCTGGGTTTAATACTTCTGGAATAAAACGCCACTCTTCTGGCTCCGTGATGGTCTGAATTTCTCCGACGCGATTGCTCACGAAGACTTGGTAGTAAGCTGCGGTCGCCCGGATCCAATTCCGGACCGTACTGCTATCCGTCCAGAGAAAACGCCGTTGAATCATTGGCTTGAGGATGGAATGAACCGTTCGGAGAAGACGAGCAGCTAGTAACGCAGCATTCAATTCCAGCTTGGGCACTGAAATAGTTTTCTTCGGGGCGATCTTATTCGCTGCCTTGACTTGACGTACCAGTATCCTGCCATCTGAGTAGACAACGCGAAGGTAGATAACGGCAGCATAGGCTTCTTCTGAAGCGTCTCCAAAGGCGTGAATATCAACCGTGGAGATCTGGGCTCGATCGGGAAACAGACATCGTGGCATTTTCATCGTGTTGAGCTGCTCTAAAGAGAGAAACCATTTTCTCCACCAAATTTCGTCGTCACCAGTAATTAAATCCGTCCATCCGAGCCCTTTGAGACCCAAAATTCTCAAACGGATCTTAGCCTTGACGATAAAGGGCGATGCTGTACCCAACGGATCGAAGACGCTGGCCACTTTGCTGACCAAATCAACTCTTGAAAAGGAAGAATCGAGCATTTTGTCCACCTTGAATCCCAGCAGATCAGCCTTTGGATCCCAGACGATTCCGAGCACCTTTTCTGTGTTCTCACCCGTGAGCGGATGAGCAGAGATTGAATCAGGTTCCGGCTCCGTTCTTGACACTGCTCGCAGGAAGTCAATGGAATTTGAAAACCAGCTTTGGAGGTTAAGGTCCGAGTTGGCCAATGCATCCTTGACGGTAACGGCTTCTTCAACTGCTTCCTTTACTGATGGAGCGGAACCCAAATAGTCGTCGACGTACATTCTTTCCTTGACGGCTTGAATCACACTTTCTGGCACTCCGGCGTCTTCTAAAATGCGACGGACGGTGTAGATAGCTACAAACGGTGAACAGTTGACTCCGAATGGGAGTCGATCCATTCGACAAACAATTAGCTCGGCAGCGTCCTTCTCCTGCCATAAAAAGCAGAAGTAGTTACGATCTTCACTAGAAAGACGAAAACGGCTGAACATGGCCTCAATATCTGAGGCCCAGGCAATCTCTCCTTCACGGAAACGGATGATGACCGCAGCCAATGATGGCTGCAAGGCGGGACCACTGATGATGGCGTCGTTCAGACATTTTCCTTtgaaggcggcggcggcgtcgtAAACTACTCGTAGTTTCGTCCCTTTATATACTCCATGATGTGCTAGAAAGTATAGAGCGCTGGCCGGATCTGGAACACGGGATGCATAACCTTGATCTAGGTATTTCTGAACGGCCGCTCGATAGTCCCTCTCGAACTCCGGTTGACGTCTGAAACGGTTCAGCAAGCTCCGGAATCTATTCTCCGCCATCGGACGATTGCTGTCCAAGTTGGGATCTCCTTCACGCCAGATGATTGGTACCTCGTAACCAACCTCCAATCGTTTCGTCTTCTCCTGGACGATCTCGAGAGCTCGTTTATTCTCAGGTGAGACACACCCAATCTGATGTTCGGTTCCATAGTCTTCAGTATCACAAAACCGACGCATTTCCGTGGCGAGATTGGCTAACGAGGCGCTTCCGGATATCTTGCAGCTCCGAACGGATGTAACGTTTACTCGACCTTCAATAACGCCTCGAACGATCCACCCGAACGCCGTCTTGGAGGCAATAGGTTCTTTCTCCAATCCGACTCTTGATTCAATGACCGCTACTAGATGGGCATGATCTAATCCAACTAAAATGTCAACTCCTCCTCCTGTCTCTCCGAGCGGGAGACTCGCCAGGTGAGGCCATTGgaccttttctttattccagtCTGTCACCGGTGTTGGACTAGCCACCTTCTTCATAGTGGATCCTTCCAGAGACAGGATATCTCCATCAGCAGCTTGAACTCGAAACTGGATCCTACTCGAACGATGACGAGTGA
This sequence is a window from Daphnia pulicaria isolate SC F1-1A chromosome 7, SC_F0-13Bv2, whole genome shotgun sequence. Protein-coding genes within it:
- the LOC124348708 gene encoding uncharacterized protein LOC124348708: MDGGSQVLEEEAIDEAILRLAALKSRRSTLRRQITMTNRQIESLISVRGSRRALRGCLRHVEELLLESTRLHSEILSIEDNDAEAERQDSNHLGYITRSSDLAIAAQVYLNSRDGDAESVIGQNIIPNPAPVIPAPVIPAPVIPAPVIDPVEAQGRERARQEEVANALMRAEQARERMDRAWEEADEAQNALRSLGIENPRRNQLPEEDRFTSVSQHPITPAEDGSEQQRRLNINNNQENPDTWIDLYSAGLLPPVVATHSTRSSVSAELESFEGKALEWFSWIDLFRALVHDTPKSAGEKLALLKRYLRGDCLDLVYGLGGGEPAYIEALVRLKQTFGRRDVMRAAHHQAIGKLEPKQDPGSFKRFAERIRTHLFDLSRIGETGTTDLIEKICLKLQLHDRLAWNEGRRGRIEDRSLNDFGMWLCSRASAYQNAFSIAADQVNPNSSKLSNQKRQARTNQSSTKSFDGQKKESSRFNGKPFCFKCEKEHRLVDCEDFKSLSVGERLTFCMRRRLCFYCFSTKHSVRECDRRKICKHAGCGFYHHQLLHSSTKEGSPSEKESEEKARPTTARTGAPQRVAMGMLRLPVMAEDGSWVLANIFIDEGSDTTLMRSAFAKVLKLRGPPQFLTVDGAGGVITRHRSSRIQFRVQAADGDILSLEGSTMKKVASPTPVTDWNKEKVQWPHLASLPLGETGGGVDILVGLDHAHLVAVIESRVGLEKEPIASKTAFGWIVRGVIEGRVNVTSVRSCKISGSASLANLATEMRRFCDTEDYGTEHQIGCVSPENKRALEIVQEKTKRLEVGYEVPIIWREGDPNLDSNRPMAENRFRSLLNRFRRQPEFERDYRAAVQKYLDQGYASRVPDPASALYFLAHHGVYKGTKLRVVYDAAAAFKGKCLNDAIISGPALQPSLAAVIIRFREGEIAWASDIEAMFSRFRLSSEDRNYFCFLWQEKDAAELIVCRMDRLPFGVNCSPFVAIYTVRRILEDAGVPESVIQAVKERMYVDDYLGSAPSVKEAVEEAVTVKDALANSDLNLQSWFSNSIDFLRAVSRTEPEPDSISAHPLTGENTEKVLGIVWDPKADLLGFKVDKMLDSSFSRVDLVSKVASVFDPLGTASPFIVKAKIRLRILGLKGLGWTDLITGDDEIWWRKWFLSLEQLNTMKMPRCLFPDRAQISTVDIHAFGDASEEAYAAVIYLRVVYSDGRILVRQVKAANKIAPKKTISVPKLELNAALLAARLLRTVHSILKPMIQRRFLWTDSSTVRNWIRATAAYYQVFVSNRVGEIQTITEPEEWRFIPEVLNPADLATRSSIDEQPIPSMWLDGPEFLMQSEDSWPVDLPWMAVTEEMRSSRSYSAAVKKDTGHWKEIQIGPGDIPALSKLDEKYQELVKACQSKVYEKELHRLKKGKPLHSTSSLLALAPVLGPDGVLRLGGRAGRAKLPYDQLHPPLLPGSHPFTEKIIIAFHEHLKHVGTDFLLSYIRQHFWITSGREAIKRIRRNCVICRRNRAQPGEQLMGDLPDSRLDSGSLPFTRTAVDLFGPFEVGLIRNRTAKRWGVLFTCMVTRAVFLELVPSLSTSDFLLALRKFISLYRKPEVIHSDNGTNFVGAERVLREAVEKMYADEAIPKFLKEVNIKWTFQPARTPHFGGTHESLVRSTKRALYNALEQEGEKFRYPTEDLFRTLLYEVAGLQNPRPLTYASSDPEDFRPLTPNDFLNRPPTSYPPAGSFDDASPREHYRYLQRVLNLFWSMWKTTYLQSLAARKKWKIKRPNLEVGDVVLEINKNFRRGEWSIGHVAKVFPGTDGCVRAVDIQLPTGIFRRGITELCLLESSSSVQPDSGENESAKSVLLQSGNV